AAGAGACCCTGAAGACCATCTTCATACCTTCAGGGGAGCGGAGCAGCTGGGGCGATGGTCCATGCCTGTATGGTGCCACATGTTTATACAAACCCTAACAGAGGGAGCCCGGCTCTGGTTTGACAGCCTCCCTCCGGGGGGGGGAATTGATAGTTATGAAGAGTTAAGCGAGAAGTTCCTCAGGAACTTTGGTCAGCAGAGAAAGGTGGTCAAGAATCCAAATGAGATCCTCCACATAAGGCAGAGGGACAATGAGTGAATAGATCAGTACATGGAGAGATTCGTCAAGGAAAGCATGAACATCAAAGACGTCCCGGAGGTCATGAAGATCAGCAGTTTCATAAACGGGTTGAAGCATGCACAGCTGTGTGAGAAACTGGGGGAGGAGTTCCCCCACTCATTTGACAACCTTATGGACAGAGTCAGAGCCTTTGTCAGGGGGAAAGATACAGTCAGCAAAGCTAAGGAGACGGATGTCACACCTCGGAGGGTCACCCAAGCCGCAAAGCTCCCCGACAAAGGTACACCTTACTCCCGAAAGCCTGTTTTTGATAGAATGTTGCATGACAAAACGAGGCCCCCATACTCCCCGTATAGACCTGGAGGGAGGGGTCCCCCTCCTTACTCCAATAGCTTCACCCCCCTCACCAAGACCCCAAGTGAGATACTGGCCACCGAGAGGGTAAAGAACTCCTTCCCAAGGCCACCACCCATAAAACCCGGGCCGAAGGCACAACCAAACGAGTATTGTGATTTTCATAAAGGTTTTGGGCACAAAACCGATGACTGTATGTATCTGAAAAGAGAGATAGAGGCCGCAGTAAAAACAGGAAGGCTGGCCCACTTGGTCAAGGAAATCAAGGAGGGGGGAGGGGATCGCAAGGGAAGAGATGCAAGGGAGCCGGGGAGGGCAGATGTTGATATGATTAGAAGGAGGAACGAGTTCGATACCACCCGGAGTGTAAAGGCCAGGATCCTAGGCTCCCCAGACTGCATGAAGGCTCCCATCCTCATGCCACACCTGGAAGAAAGTGAAGTGCAACGACTACCCCTAAATATCTCGGCCATAATAGCTGGCCACAAGGTATCCCAAATACATGTGGATGGGGGGTCCGGCGTCGAAGTGATATATGAGCATTGTTTCCTAAGATTCGACAGAGATGTAAGAGATCGGCTGGAAGAAGACTCTATCCCCTTGGTGGGGTTCAACAACAGTGTATCACACCCCCTGGGAAAGATCAGGCTCCCATTCACAGTTGGAGTAGGGGACCGGGTCCGAACGATAAACCTAACCTTCACAGTGGTCCGGGCACCCTCAAAGTACAACGCGATTTTAGGAAGACCTGGGATTGGGTACTTACAGGCACAGGCATCCACCCCTCACGGAGCTCTAGTATTTCAGACACCGAAGGGCTTAGCCTGGGTTAAATCCGCTTACGAAGTAATTTCTTCTGTATCCAAAGAGGAAGCACCTGAGAAACCCCAGAAAAAGGGAGTAGAAGAGTGGGTCCTTTGCGACAGGTTCCCAGAACAAACGATCAAAGTGGGAAGCCACTTAAGTGACAAATGCAAGAGTGCCCTGAAGTAGTGGCCTATGCAAGATAGATGATATAGCCGAGACTCTCAACACTATGCAAGATGTGAACATGAAGTTAAACCCTGGGAAATGCTGTTTTGGAGTAGAGGAAGGGAATTTGTTGGGAGTAGTGGTCACTAAAGGAGGAATCAAAGCAAACCCGGAAAAAACTCAAGCTGTGGCTGAGATGCGGTTTCCCAGGTCCCTGAGGGACATTCAACAACTAAACGGGAGACTGATAGCATTGAACCGTTTCTTATCAAAGGTAGCTGATAGGACCCTCCCCTTCATGAAAGCGTTGAAAGACTGCCTCcaaacaaacaagtttaaatGGACTCCAGAGGCTGAGGCTGCCTTACAAGAAATGAAAGCTTACATCTGCAAGCTCCCAACATTGGTCACCCCGGTGCCCGGGGAACTTCTGCTCCTATACTTGTCAGCCTCGAAGACGACCATAAGTGCAGTAATGATGGTGGAACGGGAAGGGAAGCAGATCCCCATTTATTTCATCAGCAGGACACTTAAAGGCCCTGAGGAACGTTACATGCCCCTAGAGAAGCTGGCATTAGCCCTCATTTTCGCATCCCGAAGGCTCAGGAGGTACTTCCAAGGACACAAGGTTGTCCTGATGACTGATCAACCTCTCCAGAAGGTACTCAGGAAACCAGAGCTGTCAGGGCGGTTGGCTAAATGGGCTGTGGAGCTGGGAGAACACTCTCTGGAATTCAAGCCTCGGACGGCCATGAAGGGGCAGATACTGGCCGACTTCTTAGTAGAAGTCCTTGAGAAGGAAGAGAGGGAGCTCTTAAAATGGGAAGCCCTAGAGAAAGAGGAAAGAGAAAAGGAAGATGGAGCAGTGTGGAAATTGCTCACCGACGGAGCCTCTAGTGAAGAAGGAAGCGGGGCAGGTATCACACTGATAAGCCCCGAAGGGATCGAGCTGACATACGCCATAAGGCTGGACTTCGAAAACACCAACAACACTGCAGAGTATGAGGCACTCTTGGCAGGAATGAGGCTGGCACAAAAAAATGAAAGCAAGGCACGTGGAAGCTAGCACTGATTCACAACTGGTAGTAAAGCAGTACCAAGGAGAGTATGAAGCCAAAGACAGTATCATGGCTCAATATGTGGCGAAGGTAAAGGAAACAGCCAAGgcattcaaaactttcaaactggaGTACATCCCCCGAGGAAGAAACAGAAAGTCTGACGCCCTCAGTAAGCTGGCCTCAGTGGCATTCGACCACCTCGCAAGAGAAGTTAAAGTGGAGGTCCTGACATCTCCTTCCCATGACGCGAAGGAGGTAGCGGCAGTTGAGGGTATCCAGGAAACATGGATGACACCGATCATCAAGTTCCTCAGGGATGGAATCTTACCCGAGGGGGAATGGGCAGCCAGAAAGATAAGGGTCAAAGCCCTGCAATATGAACTGATTGATGGGGAGTTGTATCGAAGATCGTATCTAGGTCCATCCCTTAAATGTGTCGACATGGAGGAAGCTGAGTATGTAATTAAGGAGATGCACGAAGGGATTTGTGGAATGCATTCGGGGCCTAGAACAATAGTAACCAAGGCAATGAACGCGGGGTTCTATTGGCCACGGATGTACGAAACAGGGTCCGAGGAGATCAAGAGGTGTGATAATTGTCAGATACATGCACCAATGACCCACCGGCACAAACACCCCATGGTACCTGTCTCAACGTCCTGGCCCTTCCAAAAGTGGGCCATCGACATAATCGGGCCATTCCCGGAAGGTCCAGGAGGGGTCAAATACGTGGTAGTGGCCATcgactacttcaccaagtggATCGAGGTGAAGCCCCTGGCAAAAATTATCGGGGAACAGATGAGGAGGTTCGTGTTAGACAACATCATCTGCAGATATGGGGTCCCAAAGGAACTGGTGAGCGATAATGGGGTCCAGTTTGCTGGAAGGCCTTTCAAACCATGGTGCGAGCAAATGCAGATTCAGCAAGTGTTTACATCCGTCACCCATGCCCAGAGCAACGGATTGGTAGAAAGGGCTAATCAAAGTGTCATCAAAGGAATAAAGGGAAGACTCGGGAGAAAACAAAAAGGATGGCTGGAAGAACTACCATTCGTGTTATGGGCATACAGGACCACTCCTAAGAGTTGCAATGGGGAGACTCCCTTCAGCCTAACCTACGGAACAGAAGCTGTCATCCCAGCTGAGATAGGATCCCCAACCGCCCGGATGAGGCTCCGGGAGGAGGAAAACGAACAAGATCTCAGAGTAAACTTAAACCTCTTGGAAGAAAGACGAGAAATAGCAGCAGTCAGGGAGGCCAGATACAAGAAGCAGCTGGAAAGCTATTACAACGCCAGGATGAGAAAGCTCACCCTTGTCCCTGGGGACCTAGTCCTAAGGGCAAATGAAGCCAGCCTGCAGGAGAACACCGGAAAGCTAGGCCCCAACTGGGAGGGACCCTACCGAGTCACATGGGTAAACGGCAAAGGAACTTGCAAGTTGGAAACACTTGAAGGCAAGGAGGTCCCCAGGACCTGGAATCTCATGCAGCTTAGGAAATATTATGTGTAAGGGTTCTACCCCCATGGAAAACGGCCAAGAGCCACTTTTGTAACAATTAACTATTAATCTGGGGTTCCCCCAAAGACAGACCTTTTGTAACAATCTATGATGGGAAGTATAAATCCCTAAGGAGTAAATGAAAAACGGACAGAACATGTCCTCTTTTGAGAAAACAATGGACATTACACCTAGGCAGACGTGCCCAGGAACACCATTAAACCTAATTAACAGGCAAGTACACGTGTACAAGGCATCCCAAACATGCCAAAAGCCCGGCCGTGGGGCTAATAAGGGTCTAGCTAACACGAAGAAAACGGACAGAACAAGTCAAAAACATAATACcacattataaacttgtccatcgattggcctcgaacagacaatcatagtttaacaaacaaacaaaaaatacaACATACTCCTATAAACAAAACCACGAAAGGAAGACTGCTTTATTCATATAAAGTACATACGCAAAGAAAGGCCTCAGTAGCCTTGGCAAGAGTAAATAACACACGAAATAACAAATACAGCAAAACGAAACAAAGATACGACTCCTCGCTAAACAGTCTAAAAGTCTCCAGGGAAGCACCAAACTGACTCTCGGTAGAAACCCCTGCAAAACAAACAGCCACAACAAGAAACAGGCAAAAACAAGGAAGCAATACACAATCATAAGCTACATGATTAGAAGCTAAGGAGGCCTCCCGACACGAAGGACCCCCTCCTAAGCAACAAAACAAAGTTCAAAAGTATCCTAGGGCAAGTAAGTTATCCATATTACAACCATATCGAAAAATGTTAAATGTCTGAAATTCACTGGGGATTACCCCCGGATAGAGATGGTGGAGACGAAGGGCCGGCAGAGGTAAACAATGCTTTTAATTCATCAATGGATATCAGTGGATGCTTCAGGATTTTCTCAAGGATGGCCGGGGTTTTACGCCCAAACTCTTCATTCAGTTTGGACAacctcttctttgccttggaatTGTAAAGAGGAGTCTCCTTTCTGCCCAGGCCCTGAGCGGAATCGGCATAGCTATCCTTCAATCCTGACTGATAGCCAACATCCCTGTATGCCCTGTACACCTCTTCCAGGCCACTCTTGAAATCCTCCGACTGAGCAACAGCAGCAAGGAAGGCTCCAAAGTCTTCAGTAATTAGCCAATGCATCTCCTTTGCCAATTGCTGGTTGTCATCAGAAGTTATCCCATAGTCCGCGTACATGGTGTTGAGCTGCTCCTGGGAAACGGAGCCAACTTCCTTTAAATGCTTCAGCTCAGCAGCCAACTCTTCTTTCTCTCCAACCAGCACCGCCATCTCCTGCTCCCAAGCCCGCTCTTTTCTCTCCAGCATAGCTCCATCCCCCTGGACAAAAGATCAGTATATAAAAAAAGGGGGGAGAAAGGACTGTGTACCTTCCCCTCCTGCAGCTTCCTCTCAGCATCAACCACTTGGCACCTAAGTCCAGCAGCAATAGACTGGGAAGCCTTAAGCTCAGCCTTAAGCCCTTCGTTTGCCCTCCTCAGATCATCAATCCTCTGCAACATACCAGCCCCCCCTAAAAAAGCTCTCACACAGGGACATGTTGTACTGATCCTCGAAAAGATTGTCCCTTAAAGCAGAATTCACAAATTTATGGGAAGGAGGAACAACATGACTCAAGAAGTCTCTAGCAGACTCAGGAGTCCCTATCACCGAGGAACTGGTCACCTTCCATTTGGGGACATAAGTAAGCGGGATAGCATCAGCAAACAGGG
The sequence above is drawn from the Helianthus annuus cultivar XRQ/B chromosome 12, HanXRQr2.0-SUNRISE, whole genome shotgun sequence genome and encodes:
- the LOC110892642 gene encoding uncharacterized protein LOC110892642, which codes for MERFVKESMNIKDVPEVMKISSFINGLKHAQLCEKLGEEFPHSFDNLMDRVRAFVRGKDTVSKAKETDVTPRRVTQAAKLPDKGTPYSRKPVFDRMLHDKTRPPYSPYRPGGRGPPPYSNSFTPLTKTPSEILATERVKNSFPRPPPIKPGPKAQPNEYCDFHKGFGHKTDDCMYLKREIEAAVKTGRLAHLVKEIKEGGGDRKGRDAREPGRADVDMIRRRNEFDTTRSVKARILGSPDCMKAPILMPHLEESEVQRLPLNISAIIAGHKVSQIHVDGGSGVEVIYEHCFLRFDRDVRDRLEEDSIPLVGFNNSVSHPLGKIRLPFTVGVGDRVRTINLTFTVVRAPSKYNAILGRPGIGYLQAQASTPHGALVFQTPKGLAWVKSAYEVISSVSKEEAPEKPQKKGVEEWVLCDRFPEQTIKVGSHLSDKCKSALK